The following proteins come from a genomic window of Streptomyces sp. NBC_00539:
- a CDS encoding MarR family winged helix-turn-helix transcriptional regulator produces MTEANKDAVDAITDQWYAVRPDLNTVPMAVFGRINRIARAVSDEMERTYNRYGVSLGEFDVVATLRRSGAPYTLSPRQLSATLMLTSGGMTGRLDKLEKAGLLCRNPDPNDRRGLQVTITERGLELIDEAVAAGLEVQRAALSGLDGEEVEALSGLLRKLMAGVG; encoded by the coding sequence ATGACCGAGGCCAACAAGGACGCCGTCGACGCGATCACCGACCAGTGGTACGCGGTGCGACCGGACCTGAACACCGTCCCGATGGCCGTGTTCGGCCGTATCAACCGGATCGCCCGGGCCGTCAGCGACGAGATGGAACGCACCTACAACCGCTACGGGGTCTCCCTCGGCGAGTTCGACGTGGTCGCCACCCTGCGCCGCTCCGGGGCCCCGTACACCCTCTCGCCGCGCCAGCTTTCGGCCACGCTGATGCTCACCAGCGGCGGTATGACCGGACGGCTGGACAAGCTGGAGAAGGCCGGGCTGCTGTGCCGCAACCCCGACCCGAACGACCGGCGCGGGCTCCAGGTGACGATCACCGAGCGCGGGCTCGAGCTCATCGACGAGGCCGTCGCCGCGGGCCTGGAGGTGCAGCGCGCCGCACTGTCGGGGCTGGACGGCGAAGAGGTGGAAGCCCTCAGCGGGCTGCTGCGCAAGCTGATGGCGGGCGTGGGCTGA
- a CDS encoding LysR family transcriptional regulator yields the protein MTEWDIKKLRILRTLADRGTVTATAGALHMTPSAVSQQLTNLGRQLGVVLLEAQGRRVRLTDAAHLVLRHAEAVFAQLERADAELAGYLSGEVGEVRIGAFSTAVPALVVPAVAALRRTRPGVEVRVRETEAAESYELLSAGVVDLALSLAAHAPTARDPRFTRVTLLEDPLDVALPPDHPLAAAVTVRLADLSGDRWIYGGSGPWSQITRSACEAAGFVPEQAHSASGWSAILAMVEAGMGVALVPRMVTGRASGTAVRVLAHDRPARHVIAATRSGAESAPALAPVLEALRDAAAARATA from the coding sequence ATGACCGAGTGGGACATCAAGAAGCTGCGGATCCTGCGGACGCTGGCCGACCGGGGAACCGTGACCGCGACGGCCGGGGCGCTGCACATGACGCCCTCGGCCGTTTCGCAGCAGCTGACGAACCTGGGCCGGCAGCTGGGGGTGGTGCTGCTGGAGGCCCAGGGGCGGCGGGTACGGCTCACGGACGCCGCCCACCTGGTCCTGCGGCACGCCGAGGCCGTCTTCGCCCAGCTGGAACGGGCCGACGCCGAACTCGCCGGGTACCTGTCCGGGGAGGTGGGCGAGGTACGGATCGGCGCCTTCTCCACCGCCGTGCCCGCCCTGGTGGTGCCGGCCGTCGCCGCCCTGCGCCGGACCCGGCCCGGGGTGGAGGTGCGGGTGCGGGAGACCGAGGCCGCCGAATCCTACGAGCTGCTCTCCGCCGGGGTCGTCGACCTCGCGCTGTCCCTCGCGGCCCACGCGCCGACCGCCCGCGACCCCCGCTTCACCCGGGTCACGCTGCTGGAGGACCCGCTGGACGTGGCGCTCCCGCCGGACCACCCCCTGGCCGCCGCCGTGACCGTGCGGCTCGCCGACCTGTCGGGGGACCGGTGGATCTACGGGGGCAGCGGCCCCTGGTCGCAGATCACCCGTTCCGCCTGCGAGGCGGCCGGGTTCGTCCCGGAGCAGGCCCACTCGGCGTCCGGCTGGAGCGCGATCCTGGCCATGGTCGAAGCGGGCATGGGGGTGGCCCTCGTACCCCGCATGGTGACCGGACGCGCCTCGGGCACCGCCGTACGGGTGCTGGCCCACGACCGCCCGGCCCGCCACGTCATCGCGGCCACCCGCAGCGGAGCCGAGTCGGCCCCGGCGCTGGCCCCCGTCCTGGAGGCACTGCGCGACGCGGCCGCGGCGCGCGCCACCGCTTGA
- the malQ gene encoding 4-alpha-glucanotransferase, with amino-acid sequence MDDLDRLAALHGVATSYQPAEDVTLRVPRATVVAVLGRLGVAAGDPEAVRAELASADRAAADRLLPPVLVGWAGAAPDELAGLPPGTALRVALEEGGELPWGPGLPLGVHRLTAQAPDGRTATATLILAPDRAPAAPGRTHGLLVQLYSLLSARSWGMGDLGDLAALAGWAARTHGAGFLQVNPLHAAVPGSPTDPSPYRPSSRRFPDPVYLRIEDVPEYAASPDREALAELAARAGELRRAVLEKGALIDRDAVWGLKRAALELLYAVPREPARDAAFRAFREAGGSALARHATWFALAERYGTDRARWPEGAEDAPETARGAEFHCWLAWLTDAQLTAAQRAARDAGMTVGLVHDLAVGVHPEGADVWAAPDAYAAAATVGAPPDAFNARGQDWGLPPWRPDALAASGYAPFRALLRGVFRYAGALRIDHVMGLFRLWWIPEGTPPAEGTYVSYDGEAMLAVLVLEAHRAGAPVIGEDLGTVEHGVRRALARRGVLGTSVLWFERDWQGEGQPLEPADWRADCLATATTHDLPPTAAKLAGSHVELRDRLGLLTRPVDTERAEDAADTAEWLAVLDRLGLEAKGEEAAVRGLYAFLLRTPAHLVGVWLPDAVGDRRPQNLPGTWDQYPNWRLPVADEAGRPVTLEALMASPRANALLSAVREGARTRTAPPGARPL; translated from the coding sequence ATGGACGACCTCGACCGGCTCGCGGCCCTGCACGGTGTCGCCACCTCCTACCAGCCCGCCGAGGACGTCACGCTGCGGGTCCCGCGGGCCACCGTCGTCGCCGTGCTGGGCCGGCTGGGGGTGGCCGCCGGGGACCCGGAGGCCGTACGGGCCGAGTTGGCGTCGGCGGACCGGGCCGCGGCGGACCGGCTGCTGCCCCCGGTCCTCGTCGGCTGGGCCGGAGCCGCCCCGGACGAGCTGGCCGGACTCCCGCCCGGCACCGCGCTCCGCGTGGCCCTGGAGGAGGGCGGCGAACTGCCCTGGGGACCCGGACTGCCCCTGGGCGTGCACCGCCTGACCGCCCAGGCCCCCGACGGCCGCACCGCCACCGCCACCTTGATCCTGGCCCCGGACCGGGCCCCGGCCGCGCCCGGCCGCACGCACGGCCTGCTCGTCCAGCTCTACTCCCTGCTCTCCGCACGCTCCTGGGGCATGGGCGACCTCGGGGACCTGGCCGCCCTGGCCGGCTGGGCGGCCCGCACGCACGGCGCCGGGTTCCTCCAGGTCAACCCGCTGCACGCGGCCGTCCCCGGGAGCCCGACCGACCCCTCCCCCTACCGGCCGTCCTCGCGCCGCTTCCCCGACCCGGTCTACCTGCGCATCGAGGACGTCCCCGAGTACGCCGCCAGCCCCGACCGGGAGGCGCTGGCCGAACTGGCCGCCCGGGCCGGGGAGCTCAGGCGCGCGGTGCTGGAGAAGGGCGCCCTCATCGACCGGGACGCGGTGTGGGGGCTCAAGCGCGCCGCCCTCGAACTGCTGTACGCGGTTCCGCGGGAGCCCGCCCGGGACGCCGCGTTCCGCGCCTTCCGGGAGGCGGGCGGCTCCGCACTGGCCCGGCACGCCACCTGGTTCGCGCTGGCCGAGCGGTACGGCACCGACCGGGCACGCTGGCCCGAAGGCGCCGAGGACGCGCCGGAGACCGCCCGGGGAGCCGAGTTCCACTGCTGGCTGGCCTGGCTGACCGATGCTCAGCTCACCGCCGCCCAGCGCGCCGCCCGGGACGCGGGTATGACGGTCGGCCTGGTCCACGACCTGGCCGTCGGCGTGCACCCGGAGGGCGCGGACGTCTGGGCCGCGCCGGACGCGTACGCCGCTGCGGCCACCGTGGGCGCCCCGCCGGACGCCTTCAACGCGCGCGGCCAGGACTGGGGGCTGCCGCCCTGGCGCCCCGACGCGCTCGCCGCGAGCGGCTACGCCCCCTTCCGGGCCCTGCTGCGCGGGGTGTTCCGGTACGCGGGCGCGCTGCGCATCGACCACGTGATGGGCCTGTTCCGGCTCTGGTGGATCCCCGAGGGCACCCCGCCCGCCGAGGGCACGTACGTCTCCTACGACGGCGAGGCGATGCTGGCCGTGCTCGTGCTGGAGGCCCACCGGGCCGGGGCCCCGGTCATCGGCGAGGACCTCGGCACGGTCGAGCACGGGGTGCGGCGGGCGCTCGCCCGGCGCGGGGTGCTCGGTACTTCGGTGCTGTGGTTCGAGCGGGACTGGCAGGGCGAGGGGCAGCCGCTGGAGCCGGCCGACTGGCGGGCCGACTGCCTGGCCACCGCCACCACCCACGACCTGCCGCCCACCGCCGCCAAGCTGGCCGGCAGCCACGTCGAACTGCGCGACCGGCTCGGCCTGCTGACCCGGCCCGTCGACACCGAGCGGGCCGAGGACGCCGCCGACACCGCCGAGTGGCTGGCCGTGCTGGACCGGCTGGGCCTGGAGGCCAAGGGCGAGGAGGCCGCCGTACGCGGCCTGTACGCCTTCCTGCTGCGCACGCCCGCCCACTTGGTCGGCGTGTGGCTGCCCGACGCGGTGGGGGACCGGCGGCCGCAGAACCTGCCGGGCACCTGGGACCAGTACCCCAACTGGCGGCTCCCGGTCGCGGACGAGGCCGGCCGGCCGGTGACGCTGGAGGCGCTGATGGCCTCGCCCCGCGCGAACGCCCTGCTGAGCGCCGTGCGGGAGGGTGCGCGCACCCGTACGGCACCCCCGGGCGCGCGCCCCCTTTAG
- the pepN gene encoding aminopeptidase N, translating into MPGTNLTREEAQQRAKLLTVDSYEIELDLGGAQEGGTYRSVTTVRFQSAEAGAATFIDLVAPSVHEVVLNGETLDVAAVFRDSRIALEHLAAGDNELRVVADCAYTNTGEGLHRFVDPVDEQAYLYTQFEVPDARRVFASFEQPDLKATFRFTVTAPEGWTVISNSPTPAPEDVKDNVWRFEPTPRISTYITALIAGPYHAVHSSYEGKDGQSVPLGIYCRPSLAEFLDADAIFEVTRQGFDWFQEKFAYDYPFAKYDQLFVPEFNAGAMENAGAVTIRDQYVFRSKVTDAAYEVRAETILHELAHMWFGDLVTMEWWNDLWLNESFATYTSIACQAYAEGSKWPHAWTTFANSMKTWAYRQDQLPSTHPIMADIRDLDDVLVNFDGITYAKGASVLKQLVAYVGMDAFFKGVQAYFKAHAFGNTRLSDLLGALEETSGRDLTAWSKAWLETAGINVLRPEIETDAQGVITAFGVRQEAPALPAGAKGEPVLRPHRIAIGLYDLRDGLLTRTDRIELDIDGGLTQVPELVGRARPAVVLLNDDDLSYAKVRLDEVSLANVTAHLGDFTESLPRALCWASAWDMTRDGELATRDYLSLVLSGIGKESDIGVVQSLHRQVKLALDLYADPAWREQGLATWTEATLEHLRAAAPGSDHQLAWARAFAATARTEGQLTYLSALLDGSAEIEGLVVDTELRWAFLERLVATGVAGEAAIEAELERDATAAGQRHAATARAARPTADAKAQAWASVVESGDLPNAVQEAVIGGFVQSDQAELLAPYTEKYFASVKEVWDTRSHEIAQQVAVGLYPSLQVSRATLDATDAWLASAEPNAGLRRLVSEARAGVERALKARAADAAAAS; encoded by the coding sequence GTGCCTGGCACGAATCTCACCCGTGAAGAGGCTCAGCAGCGGGCGAAGCTGCTCACCGTCGACTCGTACGAGATCGAACTCGATCTCGGCGGTGCGCAGGAGGGGGGCACCTACCGGTCCGTGACCACCGTGCGCTTCCAGTCGGCCGAGGCGGGCGCCGCGACCTTCATCGACCTCGTCGCGCCGTCCGTGCACGAGGTCGTCCTGAACGGCGAGACCCTCGACGTGGCCGCCGTCTTCCGGGATTCCCGGATCGCGCTGGAGCACCTGGCCGCGGGGGACAACGAGCTCCGCGTCGTCGCGGACTGCGCCTACACCAACACCGGCGAGGGCCTGCACCGGTTCGTCGACCCGGTCGACGAGCAGGCGTACCTGTACACCCAGTTCGAGGTGCCGGACGCGCGGCGGGTCTTCGCCAGCTTCGAGCAGCCCGACTTGAAGGCCACCTTCCGGTTCACGGTGACGGCCCCCGAGGGCTGGACGGTCATCTCGAACTCCCCGACGCCCGCTCCCGAGGACGTCAAGGACAACGTCTGGCGCTTCGAGCCGACCCCGCGCATCTCGACGTACATCACCGCGCTGATCGCCGGCCCGTACCACGCGGTGCACAGCTCCTACGAGGGCAAGGACGGGCAGTCCGTGCCGCTCGGCATCTACTGCCGGCCCTCCCTCGCGGAGTTCCTCGACGCCGACGCGATCTTCGAGGTGACGCGGCAGGGCTTCGACTGGTTCCAGGAGAAGTTCGCGTACGACTACCCGTTCGCCAAGTACGACCAGCTCTTCGTGCCCGAGTTCAACGCGGGTGCGATGGAGAACGCGGGCGCCGTCACCATCCGCGACCAGTACGTCTTCCGCTCGAAGGTGACGGACGCGGCGTACGAGGTGCGCGCGGAGACGATCCTGCACGAGCTGGCGCACATGTGGTTCGGCGACCTGGTCACCATGGAGTGGTGGAACGACCTGTGGCTGAACGAGTCGTTCGCCACCTACACCTCGATCGCCTGCCAGGCCTACGCCGAGGGCTCGAAGTGGCCGCACGCCTGGACCACCTTCGCCAACTCGATGAAGACCTGGGCGTACCGGCAGGACCAGCTGCCGTCCACGCACCCGATCATGGCCGACATCCGTGACCTGGACGACGTCCTCGTCAACTTCGACGGGATCACGTACGCCAAGGGCGCCTCGGTGCTCAAGCAGCTCGTCGCCTACGTCGGCATGGACGCCTTCTTCAAGGGCGTGCAGGCGTACTTCAAGGCGCACGCCTTCGGCAACACGCGCCTGTCCGATCTGCTGGGCGCCCTGGAGGAGACCTCGGGCCGCGACCTGACCGCCTGGTCGAAGGCGTGGCTGGAGACCGCCGGCATCAACGTCCTGCGCCCGGAGATCGAGACGGACGCGCAGGGCGTCATCACGGCCTTCGGCGTCCGCCAGGAGGCCCCGGCACTGCCGGCGGGCGCCAAGGGCGAGCCCGTGCTGCGCCCGCACCGCATCGCGATCGGCCTGTACGACCTGCGGGACGGTCTGCTGACCCGCACGGACCGGATCGAACTGGACATCGACGGCGGTCTGACGCAGGTACCCGAGCTGGTGGGCCGCGCCCGTCCGGCCGTGGTGCTGCTGAACGACGACGACCTCTCGTACGCGAAGGTCCGCCTGGACGAGGTGTCCCTCGCCAACGTCACCGCCCACCTGGGCGACTTCACCGAGTCGCTGCCGCGCGCGCTGTGCTGGGCCTCGGCCTGGGACATGACCCGCGACGGCGAGCTGGCGACCCGCGACTACCTCTCCCTCGTCCTGTCGGGCATCGGCAAGGAGTCGGACATCGGCGTCGTGCAGTCGCTGCACCGCCAGGTGAAGCTGGCACTCGACCTCTACGCCGACCCGGCGTGGCGCGAGCAGGGCCTCGCCACCTGGACCGAGGCGACGCTGGAGCACCTGCGGGCGGCGGCGCCGGGCAGCGACCACCAGCTGGCGTGGGCCCGTGCATTCGCGGCGACGGCCCGGACCGAGGGGCAGCTGACGTACCTGTCGGCGCTGCTGGACGGCTCGGCGGAGATCGAGGGCCTGGTGGTCGACACCGAGCTGCGCTGGGCGTTCCTGGAGCGGCTGGTGGCGACGGGCGTGGCCGGCGAGGCGGCGATCGAGGCCGAGCTGGAGCGGGACGCCACGGCGGCGGGCCAGCGCCACGCGGCCACCGCCCGGGCGGCGCGCCCCACGGCGGATGCCAAGGCGCAGGCCTGGGCATCGGTCGTGGAGTCGGGCGACCTGCCGAACGCCGTGCAGGAGGCGGTGATCGGCGGCTTCGTCCAGTCCGACCAGGCCGAGCTGCTGGCCCCGTACACGGAGAAGTACTTCGCGTCGGTCAAGGAGGTCTGGGACACCCGGAGCCACGAGATCGCGCAGCAGGTCGCGGTGGGGCTGTACCCGTCCCTCCAGGTCTCGCGCGCGACGCTGGACGCGACGGACGCGTGGCTGGCCTCGGCCGAGCCGAACGCGGGTCTGCGCCGTCTGGTGTCGGAGGCGCGCGCGGGTGTCGAGCGTGCCCTCAAGGCCCGGGCGGCGGACGCGGCAGCCGCGTCCTGA
- a CDS encoding EamA family transporter codes for MNRLATVALTALAPISWGSTYAVATELLPPDRPLFTGVMRALPAGLLLTLLSRRLPKGEWWWKSAVLGALNIGAFFPLLFLAAYRLPGGVAAVLGSAGPLFVVGLAALVLGERASLRTVLAAVTGALGVSMVVLTAAAKLDLIGIIAGVVSSASMAAGTVMTKRWGRPDGVGPLAMTGWQLTAGGLIIIPIAALVEGAPPALDGKAFLGYGYMMLINTGTAYWLWFRGIGKLSATSVTLLGPLSPLTAAVIGWAVLGQALSPVQLVGMAIAFGATVAGQLFAARAAAAQAARTPEPFTSAEKTDRNISMDLTAEPVRP; via the coding sequence GTGAACCGCCTCGCCACCGTCGCCCTGACCGCCCTGGCCCCCATCTCCTGGGGCTCCACCTACGCCGTCGCCACCGAACTGCTGCCACCCGACCGGCCGCTGTTCACCGGCGTCATGCGCGCACTGCCCGCCGGACTGCTGCTGACCCTCCTGTCCCGCCGCCTCCCCAAGGGCGAGTGGTGGTGGAAGTCCGCGGTCCTCGGGGCGCTCAACATCGGCGCGTTCTTCCCGCTCCTCTTCCTCGCCGCCTACCGGCTGCCCGGCGGCGTCGCGGCCGTCCTCGGCAGCGCCGGCCCGCTGTTCGTCGTGGGGCTCGCCGCCCTGGTCCTGGGCGAGCGGGCGAGCCTGCGCACCGTACTCGCCGCCGTCACCGGAGCCCTCGGCGTCAGCATGGTGGTGCTGACCGCCGCCGCGAAGCTCGACCTCATCGGCATCATCGCCGGTGTGGTCTCCTCCGCCTCCATGGCCGCGGGCACCGTGATGACCAAGCGCTGGGGCCGCCCGGACGGCGTCGGACCACTGGCCATGACCGGCTGGCAGCTCACCGCCGGCGGCCTGATCATCATCCCCATCGCGGCCCTCGTGGAAGGCGCCCCGCCCGCGCTCGACGGCAAGGCCTTCCTCGGCTACGGCTACATGATGCTCATCAACACCGGCACCGCGTACTGGCTCTGGTTCCGCGGCATCGGCAAGCTCTCCGCCACCTCCGTCACCCTGCTCGGCCCGCTCTCCCCGCTCACCGCGGCCGTCATCGGCTGGGCGGTCCTCGGACAGGCGCTCTCCCCGGTCCAGCTCGTCGGCATGGCGATCGCCTTCGGGGCCACCGTGGCGGGCCAGCTGTTCGCCGCCCGGGCCGCCGCCGCCCAGGCCGCCCGCACTCCGGAACCGTTCACTTCTGCTGAAAAGACCGATCGGAACATTTCGATGGACCTGACAGCTGAACCGGTGCGACCGTAG
- a CDS encoding DMT family transporter, which produces MAVLDRNRTVAPAAPQSTGTGRKGAAGLGVLLALVATVVWSGSFVATRGMAETVPPVQAVFWRWVIAALAVTPLAARQAWQQRALIRRHLRYIALATLFGVTLYNTLVHQAGLTTSASNMGMIMAASPVVMALYARLGGERLGARRVFGMLLAAFGVLLLVGDGSLGFDFTAGDLWMFAAALSFATYSALLKRKPAELGGLAFLLTTFVLGALMLAPVYAVSLTVQGGFRLTPAAGGMLLYVGVMSSAVAFFAWNKAISLIGAARAGVVYYLQPVCVAGLGLLLLGERTGPAQLLCMALILVGVGLGSARR; this is translated from the coding sequence GTGGCCGTCCTGGACCGCAACCGCACCGTCGCACCAGCAGCACCGCAGTCCACCGGCACGGGGAGGAAGGGAGCCGCCGGCCTCGGCGTGCTCCTGGCCCTGGTCGCGACGGTCGTCTGGTCCGGCAGCTTCGTCGCCACCCGCGGAATGGCCGAGACCGTACCGCCCGTCCAGGCCGTCTTCTGGCGCTGGGTCATAGCCGCCCTCGCGGTCACCCCCCTCGCCGCCCGCCAGGCCTGGCAGCAGCGGGCACTGATCCGGCGCCACCTGCGCTACATCGCCCTCGCCACCCTCTTCGGCGTCACCCTCTACAACACCCTCGTGCACCAGGCGGGCCTGACCACCTCCGCCTCCAACATGGGCATGATCATGGCGGCCTCGCCGGTCGTCATGGCCCTCTACGCCCGCCTCGGCGGCGAACGGCTCGGGGCCCGCCGCGTCTTCGGGATGCTGCTCGCCGCCTTCGGGGTACTGCTCCTGGTCGGGGACGGCTCGCTCGGCTTCGACTTCACCGCAGGCGACCTGTGGATGTTCGCCGCCGCCCTGTCCTTCGCCACCTACAGCGCCCTGCTCAAGCGCAAGCCCGCCGAACTGGGCGGCCTGGCCTTCCTGCTCACCACCTTCGTGCTCGGCGCCCTCATGCTGGCGCCCGTCTACGCCGTGTCCCTCACCGTCCAGGGCGGCTTCCGGCTCACCCCGGCCGCCGGCGGCATGCTGCTCTACGTCGGCGTGATGTCCTCCGCCGTCGCCTTCTTCGCCTGGAACAAGGCGATCTCCCTCATCGGCGCGGCCCGCGCCGGAGTCGTCTACTACCTCCAGCCGGTCTGCGTCGCCGGCCTCGGACTGCTGCTGCTGGGCGAACGGACCGGCCCGGCGCAACTGCTGTGCATGGCGCTGATCCTCGTGGGCGTGGGGCTGGGGAGTGCCCGCCGGTAG
- a CDS encoding HNH endonuclease gives MPHVLVLNASYEPLGVVPLRRALVLVLENKAVSLEESGAFLHSATRAVPAPSVVRLKRFVRVPYRGPVPLTRRALFARDGGRCMYCGAVATSVDHVVPRSRGGQHAWDNVVAACRRCNHVKADRHLLELGWRLRHQPAPPSGLAWRIIGTGHRDPRWMPYLEPYGAEAALDRIGVAAS, from the coding sequence GTGCCGCACGTCCTGGTCCTCAACGCGTCGTACGAGCCCCTCGGCGTCGTACCGCTCCGCCGCGCGCTCGTCCTCGTCCTGGAGAACAAAGCGGTCTCCCTGGAGGAATCCGGCGCCTTCCTGCACAGCGCGACCAGAGCCGTCCCCGCGCCCAGCGTGGTCAGGCTCAAGCGCTTCGTGCGGGTCCCCTACCGGGGGCCCGTTCCACTCACCCGGCGCGCGCTCTTCGCCCGCGACGGCGGCCGCTGCATGTACTGCGGGGCCGTCGCGACGAGCGTCGACCACGTCGTCCCGCGCAGCCGGGGCGGCCAGCACGCCTGGGACAACGTGGTCGCCGCGTGCCGCCGGTGCAACCACGTCAAGGCCGACCGGCACCTGCTCGAACTCGGCTGGCGGCTGCGCCACCAGCCGGCCCCGCCGTCCGGCCTGGCCTGGCGCATCATCGGCACGGGCCACCGCGATCCCCGCTGGATGCCGTACCTGGAGCCGTACGGGGCCGAGGCGGCGCTGGACCGGATCGGGGTGGCGGCGTCATAG
- a CDS encoding aspartate-semialdehyde dehydrogenase, whose translation MRVGIVGATGQVGGVMRGILAERKFPVDELRLFASARSAGSTLEWEGREITIEDASTADYSGLDIVLFSAGGATSKALAEKVASQGAVVIDNSSAWRRDPEVPLVVSEVNPHAIKNRPKGIIANPNCTTMAAMPVLRPLHDEAGLKAMVATTYQAVSGSGLAGVAELKGQACAVSEAADQLTFDGGAVDFPEPAVYKRPIAYNVVPLAGNLVDDGSFETDEEQKLRNESRKILEIPELKVSGTCVRVPVFSGHSLQVNVRFERPLSVERAYELLADAPGVELSEIPTPLQAAGKDASYVGRIRVDETTENGLALFLSNDNLRKGAALNAVQIAELVADELRQG comes from the coding sequence GTGAGGGTCGGAATCGTCGGAGCCACCGGACAGGTCGGCGGAGTCATGCGCGGCATCCTCGCCGAGCGGAAGTTCCCGGTGGACGAGCTGCGGCTGTTCGCCTCGGCCCGTTCGGCCGGTTCGACCCTGGAGTGGGAGGGCCGCGAGATCACCATCGAGGACGCCTCCACGGCCGACTACTCCGGCCTGGACATCGTGCTCTTCTCCGCTGGTGGCGCCACCTCCAAGGCCCTCGCGGAGAAGGTCGCCTCGCAGGGCGCCGTCGTGATCGACAACTCCTCGGCCTGGCGTCGTGACCCCGAGGTCCCGCTGGTCGTCTCCGAGGTGAACCCGCACGCGATCAAGAACCGCCCCAAGGGCATCATCGCCAACCCGAACTGCACCACCATGGCCGCCATGCCGGTCCTGCGCCCGCTGCACGACGAGGCCGGCCTGAAGGCGATGGTCGCCACCACCTACCAGGCCGTGTCGGGCTCGGGCCTGGCCGGTGTCGCCGAGCTCAAGGGCCAGGCCTGCGCGGTCTCCGAGGCCGCCGACCAGCTGACCTTCGACGGCGGCGCGGTGGACTTCCCGGAGCCGGCCGTCTACAAGCGGCCGATCGCGTACAACGTGGTCCCGCTCGCGGGCAACCTGGTCGACGACGGCTCCTTCGAGACCGACGAGGAGCAGAAGCTCCGCAACGAGTCCCGCAAGATCCTGGAGATCCCGGAGCTCAAGGTCTCCGGCACCTGTGTGCGCGTGCCGGTCTTCTCGGGCCACTCGCTCCAGGTCAACGTCCGCTTCGAGCGTCCGCTGAGTGTGGAGCGCGCCTACGAGCTGCTCGCGGACGCCCCGGGCGTCGAGCTCTCCGAGATCCCGACCCCCCTCCAGGCGGCGGGCAAGGACGCCTCGTACGTCGGCCGCATCCGCGTCGACGAGACGACGGAGAACGGCCTCGCGCTGTTCCTCTCCAACGACAACCTCCGCAAGGGCGCCGCGCTGAACGCGGTCCAGATCGCGGAGCTCGTCGCCGACGAACTGCGTCAGGGCTGA